Proteins encoded within one genomic window of Formosa agariphila KMM 3901:
- a CDS encoding TonB-dependent receptor, producing the protein MKNWITLMMLMVTTLSALAQTGQVQGLITDENKITIPGASVLIEELNKGAISDFNGKFTFVNVEAGTYTLSIKYLGYAEYEQQITVQPTQTTTLKITLEEHATELDEVQVVSFGFGSQARALNTQKNKQNITNIVSTDQIGKFPDANIGDAIKRIPGITMQMDQGEARDIIVRGLAPQLNSVTLNGSRIPSAEADNRNVQMDLIPSDMIQTVEVNKAVTPDMDADAIGGSVNLITRTSPQGFRLSATGGSGINLINDKRIINGSFLVGDRSKNNKFGWVVSASYNDSDFGSDNIEAEWDDEFEYNTGEEDEEGEPIMQEVDVNPYANVFEIREYHVQRIRRSLSANFDYKLNDNNTLYFKSIYNWRDDRENRFVLEQEILDGEDIEYGDFSVDSNNNLTAFPVGVKREVKGGIDNSRNKNTRLEDQRMQNYSLSGDHLVNNLQIDWMTSFSKASEERLNERYLVHESEYGINFNNNADKPNYTPQSAEDADYRIFEFDELYEENQYTDETDFNALVNFELPLHIFDKENGTLKFGAKTRIKEKIQDNDYIEYSPENDDLEFLGNLPTRNYTEADFNPGSQYVIGDFATPEYLGSLDLYDTSLFESEDLPEEYITGNFKVKEDVYAAYVMTDQNITDKLSFLFGVRLEHTVVDATGNEIIFDADGDYSATSPITSQNDYTNILPSLHLKYDITDHTVLRFAWTNTIARPNYEDIVPSREINFEDDEISLGNPDLNPTTSMNFDIMAEHYFTSVGLLSGGVFYKDIEDFIYTFQYEDADGFEVYQPFNGDRASLFGFEAAYQRQLDFLPGFLQNLNIYLNYTYLKSDASGIRNEDGEERDDLDLPQTAPNMFNASLGYTSKYFSLRLSGNYSDAYIDEIGGRAFEDRYYDEQFFLDFNARANITKQLSFYVDVNNITNQPLRYYQGTSARTMQMEYYQARVTFGLKYDLFKK; encoded by the coding sequence ATGAAAAACTGGATTACCTTAATGATGCTTATGGTTACAACTTTAAGCGCATTAGCACAAACCGGACAAGTGCAAGGACTCATTACAGATGAAAATAAAATTACCATTCCTGGCGCTTCCGTATTAATTGAAGAACTTAATAAAGGAGCTATTTCCGACTTTAATGGGAAATTTACGTTTGTAAATGTAGAAGCTGGAACATATACTTTATCTATAAAATATTTAGGATATGCAGAATACGAACAACAAATCACTGTTCAGCCTACACAAACAACAACATTAAAAATTACTTTAGAGGAACACGCTACAGAACTCGACGAAGTTCAAGTAGTATCTTTCGGTTTTGGATCTCAAGCTAGAGCTCTTAACACACAGAAAAACAAGCAAAACATTACAAATATCGTATCTACAGATCAAATTGGTAAATTTCCAGATGCTAATATTGGAGATGCAATAAAACGTATTCCGGGTATTACCATGCAAATGGATCAAGGAGAAGCTAGAGATATTATTGTTCGTGGTTTAGCACCACAATTAAACTCGGTAACTTTAAACGGAAGTAGAATTCCATCTGCAGAAGCCGATAATAGAAATGTACAAATGGATCTTATTCCATCGGATATGATCCAAACCGTAGAAGTTAACAAAGCGGTTACTCCAGATATGGATGCCGATGCCATTGGAGGCTCTGTAAACTTAATTACAAGAACATCGCCTCAAGGGTTTCGTTTATCTGCAACCGGTGGTTCAGGGATTAACTTAATTAACGACAAACGTATTATTAACGGATCATTTCTAGTTGGAGACCGTTCTAAAAATAATAAATTCGGATGGGTTGTGTCTGCATCCTATAACGACTCTGACTTTGGTTCTGATAACATTGAAGCCGAATGGGATGACGAATTTGAATACAACACTGGAGAAGAGGACGAAGAAGGCGAACCAATTATGCAAGAAGTAGATGTAAACCCATATGCGAATGTGTTCGAAATTAGAGAATATCACGTACAACGTATTCGTCGTAGTTTATCTGCAAACTTCGATTATAAATTAAACGATAATAATACACTTTACTTTAAGTCTATCTATAACTGGAGAGACGACCGCGAGAATAGATTTGTACTAGAGCAAGAAATTCTTGATGGTGAAGATATCGAGTATGGAGATTTTAGTGTAGATTCAAACAACAATTTAACAGCATTTCCTGTAGGTGTAAAACGAGAAGTTAAAGGAGGAATAGACAATAGCAGAAATAAAAACACACGTTTAGAAGACCAACGTATGCAAAACTATAGTCTTAGTGGAGATCACTTGGTAAACAATTTACAAATCGACTGGATGACTTCATTCTCTAAAGCTTCAGAAGAACGTTTAAACGAGCGTTATTTAGTTCACGAAAGCGAATACGGCATAAACTTTAACAACAATGCAGATAAGCCGAACTACACACCACAAAGTGCAGAGGATGCAGACTATAGAATCTTCGAATTCGACGAGTTGTACGAAGAAAATCAATATACCGACGAAACAGATTTTAACGCCTTAGTTAATTTTGAGCTTCCGCTTCATATATTCGATAAAGAGAATGGTACTTTAAAGTTTGGTGCTAAAACCAGAATCAAAGAAAAAATTCAGGACAACGACTATATTGAATATTCACCTGAAAATGACGATTTAGAGTTCTTAGGAAATCTACCTACACGTAACTATACAGAAGCAGATTTTAATCCTGGATCTCAATATGTAATCGGAGATTTTGCTACTCCAGAATATTTAGGAAGTTTAGATCTTTATGATACTTCACTTTTCGAAAGTGAAGATTTACCAGAAGAGTATATTACAGGAAATTTCAAGGTTAAAGAAGATGTATATGCTGCCTATGTTATGACAGACCAAAACATTACAGACAAACTAAGTTTCCTTTTTGGTGTACGTTTGGAGCATACGGTAGTTGATGCCACTGGTAACGAGATTATTTTTGATGCAGATGGCGATTATTCAGCAACATCTCCTATTACTAGTCAAAATGATTACACCAACATTTTACCTAGTTTACACTTGAAATACGATATTACAGACCATACCGTTTTACGTTTCGCTTGGACAAATACAATTGCTAGACCTAATTACGAGGATATTGTTCCATCTAGAGAAATTAACTTCGAAGACGATGAAATTAGCTTAGGAAACCCTGATTTAAATCCTACAACTTCTATGAACTTCGACATCATGGCAGAACATTATTTTACGTCTGTAGGTTTACTTTCTGGAGGTGTATTTTACAAAGATATCGAAGACTTTATCTATACGTTTCAATATGAAGATGCAGACGGATTTGAAGTTTACCAACCTTTTAATGGAGATAGAGCAAGCTTATTCGGATTCGAAGCAGCATATCAACGTCAGTTAGATTTCTTGCCTGGTTTTTTACAAAATTTAAATATTTATTTAAACTATACGTATCTTAAATCTGATGCTTCTGGTATTAGAAATGAAGATGGAGAAGAGCGCGACGATTTAGATTTACCTCAAACCGCTCCAAACATGTTTAATGCATCTTTAGGCTATACAAGTAAATACTTTAGTTTACGTCTATCTGGTAACTATTCTGATGCTTATATCGATGAAATTGGCGGACGTGCTTTTGAAGACCGTTATTACGACGAGCAGTTCTTTTTAGATTTTAATGCACGTGCTAACATCACTAAACAATTAAGTTTTTATGTCGATGTAAATAACATTACAAACCAACCATTACGTTACTACCAAGGAACAAGCGCTAGAACAATGCAAATGGAATACTACCAAGCACGTGTTACTTTTGGATTGAAATACGATTTATTTAAAAAATAA
- a CDS encoding phytase, with amino-acid sequence MKKQIFSIAMATLCFTACKTTTKLPEIKPTLVSQKTPHDTDDPAIWVNKNNPAQSIVFGTDKDEVNGGVYAFDLDGKIIKEKSLTGVNYPNNVDIEYDFALNDSTTVDIMMFSEREKNQMRLYTVPDMTPLDNGGFPVFEDETDLELRRPMGISIYKNPTTNKTYAIVSRKKGPTEGYLYQYELTTNNSKVSAKLVRKFGTFSGQKEIEAIVVDDALGHVYFSDEGVGIRKFYADPAKGDAQISMFGSEHFKDDIEGIALATYSDGAGFLIVSNQQDHSFNIFKRGDNSYVKTLNLGTIETDGCDVTTEALGPKYPNGLFVSMNDEKDFFFHSLDSLQLR; translated from the coding sequence ATGAAAAAACAAATTTTCAGTATTGCCATGGCAACACTATGTTTTACGGCTTGTAAAACAACAACTAAATTACCTGAAATTAAACCAACATTAGTTTCTCAAAAAACACCTCACGATACAGACGACCCTGCCATTTGGGTAAACAAAAACAATCCGGCGCAAAGTATTGTTTTTGGTACAGACAAAGATGAAGTAAACGGTGGTGTTTATGCCTTCGACTTAGACGGAAAAATAATTAAAGAGAAAAGTCTTACTGGAGTAAACTACCCTAACAATGTAGATATCGAATACGACTTCGCTTTAAACGATTCGACTACAGTTGATATCATGATGTTTAGTGAACGAGAAAAAAACCAAATGCGATTGTATACTGTTCCAGATATGACGCCTTTAGATAACGGTGGATTTCCTGTTTTTGAAGACGAAACCGATTTAGAATTAAGACGTCCTATGGGAATTAGTATTTACAAAAACCCTACGACCAATAAAACTTACGCCATTGTAAGTCGTAAAAAAGGACCAACAGAAGGGTATTTATACCAGTACGAGTTAACCACAAATAACAGTAAAGTTTCTGCGAAATTGGTTAGAAAATTTGGAACCTTTAGTGGACAAAAAGAAATTGAAGCTATTGTTGTAGATGATGCTTTAGGACATGTATATTTTTCTGACGAAGGCGTTGGTATACGTAAATTCTATGCAGATCCGGCAAAAGGAGATGCTCAGATTTCTATGTTTGGAAGTGAACATTTTAAAGATGATATCGAAGGAATCGCGTTAGCGACTTATAGCGATGGAGCTGGATTTCTAATTGTATCTAACCAACAAGATCATAGTTTTAATATTTTTAAACGTGGTGACAACAGCTATGTAAAAACATTAAATCTGGGTACTATTGAAACTGATGGTTGCGATGTGACCACAGAAGCTTTAGGACCGAAATATCCAAATGGTTTATTTGTTTCTATGAACGATGAAAAAGATTTCTTTTTCCACAGTTTAGATTCTTTACAATTGAGATAA
- a CDS encoding MutS-related protein, translating to MKSPIAFYKEQAQIHQVKATALNKQMRLLSILRLVVFLVAAYTVYLTFSNWQVAVAIAVVGISLFLFLLLKYTNIKQKRNLERAIVAINEDEIKIKNEGFFDRLDGLEFQDPLHEYCLDVDLFGRGSFFQNINRTYIKEGAEKLSEALKANEIDNITTRQEAIKELSDKAIWRQNYSAIASLIKVETPAKTINEWLSNYKPKFKPFLKVLPWLFTLVTLVIFAFVYVNMVSANLLGIWLLLGLVTTGIYLKSINIIASKTDKLKETFKQYAGLLDKIEQETFQSELLIEKQKMITQDREKASDIFSELSRLLDRLDNRNNLISAIFGNGFFLLDIKNAYAIEQWIKKYAHKTTDWFDVISFFDAYNSLGNYTFNNPEFNFPEINKNQDVILAKNLGHPLLKAEKRVDNDLNIKNEEFFIITGANMAGKSTFLRTVSLHIVMANVGLPVCAETSTYNPIKLITSMRTSDSLTDDSSYFFSELTRLKYIVDAIQTDRYFIVLDEILKGTNSTDKAIGSRRFVEKLVASNATGIIATHDLSLCEISEELSEVKNHYFDAEIINDELHFDYTFKDGICQNMNASFLLKKMEII from the coding sequence ATGAAATCTCCAATCGCTTTTTATAAAGAACAAGCTCAAATCCATCAAGTAAAAGCTACTGCGCTTAACAAGCAAATGCGACTACTAAGTATTTTGCGATTAGTGGTGTTTTTAGTTGCCGCCTATACTGTGTATTTAACGTTTTCTAATTGGCAGGTGGCAGTGGCTATTGCCGTAGTTGGAATAAGTCTGTTTTTATTTTTATTGCTGAAGTATACCAATATTAAACAGAAGCGTAATTTAGAACGTGCTATTGTTGCGATTAATGAAGATGAAATAAAGATTAAAAATGAAGGGTTTTTTGATCGTTTAGACGGTTTAGAGTTTCAAGATCCTTTACACGAATATTGTTTAGATGTCGATTTGTTTGGTCGTGGTTCTTTTTTTCAGAATATTAATAGAACGTATATAAAAGAGGGTGCAGAGAAACTTTCCGAAGCACTTAAAGCAAACGAAATTGATAATATTACAACGCGTCAGGAAGCTATTAAAGAGCTTTCAGATAAAGCGATTTGGAGACAGAATTATAGTGCTATTGCTAGTTTGATAAAAGTTGAAACACCTGCTAAAACTATTAATGAGTGGTTGTCTAATTACAAACCTAAATTCAAACCTTTTCTAAAAGTATTACCTTGGTTATTCACACTTGTAACATTAGTAATTTTTGCTTTTGTGTATGTAAATATGGTGTCTGCAAATTTATTAGGAATTTGGTTGTTACTGGGATTAGTAACTACGGGAATCTATTTAAAATCAATAAATATTATTGCATCTAAAACAGATAAGTTAAAGGAGACTTTTAAGCAGTATGCCGGTTTACTAGATAAAATTGAACAAGAAACTTTTCAATCGGAATTACTGATTGAAAAACAAAAAATGATTACTCAAGACCGAGAGAAAGCTTCAGATATATTTTCAGAATTATCTCGATTATTAGATCGTTTAGATAATCGGAACAATTTAATATCTGCTATTTTCGGAAATGGATTCTTTTTACTCGATATTAAAAATGCTTATGCCATCGAGCAATGGATAAAGAAATACGCCCATAAAACAACAGACTGGTTCGATGTGATTTCATTTTTCGATGCGTATAATTCATTAGGAAATTATACCTTCAATAATCCTGAATTTAACTTCCCAGAAATCAATAAAAATCAAGATGTCATTCTAGCTAAAAATTTAGGTCATCCGTTGTTAAAAGCAGAGAAGCGCGTAGATAACGATTTAAATATTAAAAACGAAGAGTTTTTTATTATTACAGGTGCAAACATGGCTGGGAAAAGTACGTTTCTTAGAACCGTTTCCTTGCATATTGTTATGGCGAATGTGGGGCTTCCTGTGTGTGCCGAAACAAGTACTTACAATCCGATAAAGTTAATTACAAGTATGCGTACAAGCGATTCGTTAACCGATGATAGTTCGTACTTCTTTTCGGAATTAACGCGTTTAAAATACATTGTAGATGCGATTCAAACCGACCGTTATTTTATTGTCTTGGATGAAATTTTAAAAGGAACAAATAGTACCGATAAAGCGATTGGTTCGCGAAGGTTTGTAGAAAAACTTGTAGCGTCTAATGCCACTGGAATTATTGCGACGCACGACTTGAGTTTATGTGAGATTTCGGAGGAATTATCAGAAGTGAAAAATCATTATTTTGATGCTGAAATTATTAACGACGAGTTGCACTTTGATTATACATTTAAAGATGGAATTTGCCAGAATATGAACGCAAGTTTTTTACTTAAAAAAATGGAAATTATATAA
- a CDS encoding succinate dehydrogenase/fumarate reductase iron-sulfur subunit, whose product MDNMNLTLKIWRQKDSSTKGQMVDYKVTDISEHMSFLEMMDVLNEQLVNSGEQPVAFDHDCREGICGMCSLYINGEAHGPDRGITTCQLHMRMFNDGDTITIEPWRAAAFPVIKDLIVDRMAFERIQQAGGYISVNTSGNTQDANSLPISKIAADEAMDAAACIGCGACVASCKNSSAMLFVGAKVSQYALLPQGQVEAAERVKNMVAQMDLEGFGNCTNTGACEVECPKGISLDNIARMNREFMKANVKG is encoded by the coding sequence ATGGATAATATGAATCTAACGCTTAAGATTTGGAGACAAAAAGACTCAAGTACAAAGGGTCAAATGGTCGATTATAAAGTAACTGATATCTCAGAACATATGTCTTTTCTTGAAATGATGGATGTTCTTAACGAACAATTAGTAAACTCTGGCGAACAGCCAGTAGCTTTCGATCATGATTGTCGTGAAGGAATTTGTGGTATGTGTTCTTTATATATTAATGGTGAAGCTCACGGTCCAGATCGTGGAATCACAACCTGTCAATTACACATGAGAATGTTTAATGATGGTGATACCATTACTATCGAACCATGGAGAGCAGCAGCTTTCCCAGTAATAAAGGATTTAATTGTAGATAGAATGGCTTTCGAACGTATACAGCAAGCAGGAGGTTATATTTCTGTAAATACGTCTGGAAATACACAAGATGCAAACTCGTTACCAATCTCTAAGATTGCTGCCGACGAAGCTATGGATGCAGCAGCATGTATTGGTTGTGGTGCTTGTGTTGCAAGTTGTAAAAACTCTTCTGCAATGTTATTCGTAGGAGCTAAAGTTTCTCAATACGCATTATTACCACAAGGTCAAGTTGAAGCTGCCGAACGTGTTAAAAACATGGTTGCGCAAATGGATCTTGAAGGTTTTGGTAACTGTACCAACACTGGAGCATGCGAGGTAGAATGTCCTAAAGGTATTTCTTTAGACAACATTGCACGTATGAATAGAGAATTTATGAAAGCAAATGTAAAAGGATAA